ACTGTCACCATACGCTCTGCTAGTCTGCAGTCATACCATTAAAACATCCTGATGActgcaaagaacaaaaaacacaagaagcaGGAACTGGCGGCCAATAAAAACACAGGGAGCAAAAACCTCAacgacaaaaaaacaaaacaaaacaccccaaaacaaaagctggactcaaacaacaaaaacacttaaaaaacgATCAGCTGGGCCGGAATCTGGCTCCAGAGCCACATGTTAGACACCACCGATGCAGGCAGGCTTCAACAAACGTGCCAAAGTTTCCAGTCTGACCCAGTGGACACTAGGGTGCAAAATATAAGGCCCGGGGCCCAGAATGAGCCGGGCAAAGACACAACCGGAGCGCTTTGGAAAATGTTTAGGAAagcttttggacttttaactgtattccTATGAGTTTTCCTGCTGACAAATGTCTCCTCCACAGCCACACATACTTTACCAAAGAAATAAGTACTTaataaacaattacattttttccccactgtcTACTAtagaaatgttattttaaaaaccctAAAAAAGAACAACCTTCTGTGTGAAAAGAGTTTCTGCTTTAGGAAATTCCAAATATTGCAGGGGCGtagtttaaaaaattaaatggaGAACCGATCTTTGTTGTTAAAAATGCTTCACAAGAgtgaaaatgtctgaaattgtaaattatttttacatgttgacAGCTTGTTTGAATAAAGTGTTTTGCATGTAATGACCTGTAAACTGAGAAGGTAAATTCAGTGCGTTCTTTTTAAATCTCCCCTCTGATGGTCGCTCAAACTGCTCTGTctgctgcacacaaactgaCACCGGAAGCAACTGTTCACATGGATCAGTCCCGCCTGCTGCCGACAGGAGGCGCTCTGGCTCCAGCGTGAGACCCGCCGCCtctgctgtgtgtgcgtgttactGCCGACACGATGATTTTTATTAGGAGACAATGGCGCTTCTCTCGGtgccctcctcctctccatccccaaacacacagacgcacgcgcGCAAACACACACTGTGCGTGCACGCGCCATGTTTGCCGACATGAATTCAAACTATTATTGTCGCCGAGAAAACAAAGCCCCGACTGCCCGTGCGCTTTTACGCACGCGCACACCCATAAGCGGACGTGCGCTTTTACGCACGGGCTTGGCGCACACACAAGAGGTGGAGGGAACTGTGCGCGCGCGCGTAAATATGGAACGATGGGGAGAGAGAGATTAAAGGGGAGCAGATGaagtgacaggtttgtgaggcTCGAGACAGGAAAGGTCGGAGGTTTGGAGACGGAGGCGCGCGGAGAgcgagaggaggagaaaagaggaTTTGTTGACAAAATCACCAAGTTGGAGAAGCTCCTCCTCTCCGTGATGTCGTCGGAACCTCCTTAATTACTAATTTCTCCACATCCACGCCacgctctctccctctctctccctccctccctctctctctctctctccatccatgCGTCTCTCATCCTGAgcctcctttctctctcctctctgtctctctctcggaTCACGGAGGTGGAGGACCTCggagttgttgttgtggttgttcatttttttttattatttattcctgGTTTTGTCGGGAGAGCCGCCACCGGGCATGGAGGATGTAAAAGACCCGCCGACCGTGCACCGGTCCTCCTCCTTCAGCATCAAGAGCCTCCTGCTGCCCTCCAAGTGCGAGCGTGCGGACTCCGCGACGGTCGCGATCCACGGAGCCCCGTGTCTCTCCCCGGGCTCCGACTGCGAGAAGTCTCTGGACCCCCCGGAGGTGGACTCTGCGGCCTCCACGCTTCTAGAGCCGGAGAAACCTGGCAAGGAGGAgccggaggaagaggagggggacgGAGGGGGAGGCGGAGGAGGGGACGGCGGCAAGGCGACACCGGAGCAGAACACCGGCGGCGGCAAAAACGGGAAGTATGACAAGCCTCCGTTCAGCTACAACGCGCTGATCATGATGGCCATCCGGCAGAGCCCCGAGAAGCGGCTCACGCTCAACGGCATCTACGAGTTCATCATGAAAAACTTCCCGTACTACCGAGAGCACAAGCAGGGCTGGCAGAACTCCATCCGGCACAACCTCAGCCTCAATAAGTGCTTCGTCAAGGTGCCTCGGCACTACGACGACCCGGGCAAGGGCAACTACTGGATGCTGGACCCGAGCAGCGACGACGTGTTCATCGGCGGGACCACCGGGAAGCTCCGCCGGCGCTCCGCCACCTCTCGGGGCAAGCTGGCGATGAAGCGCGGGTTGCGCTTCGCTCCTCTCGGGCTGGGCATCAACGAGCGGAGCAGCAACCCGCTGTACTGGCAGCTGTCCCCGTTCCTGTCcctgcaccaccaccaccatcacccgCACTACAACGGCTCGTCCGCCGGCTTCCTGAACCAGGCGGCCGGCTACGGCTCGCTGCTGCCCGCCGTGGAGCAGCTGAGTAACGGGGAGCTGGGCCGCTCGCTGCCGCTGGGCCTGACGAACAGTTACGGGATGAGCTCGTCGCCGGTCGGGCTGCTGTCCGGTCAGCCAGGATACTTCGTGTCAGGGAGCCAGCACTCGGCGGCCCCGCCGGGGGGGGGAGGCGGCCCGCCGCCCGCGGCTCCTCCGCCGCCTCCTCACCTCCCGCAGGGCGCTCCGGGCTTCGGCGGCTCCCCACAGGCGCTGCTCTCGGACTCGCTCAGAAACAGCTCGCTACCGGCCTTCTCCCCCGGTGTGTCCGCGGGGTTCCCCGGGGTGCTGTCCCACCAAAAGAGGGTGACCCCTAACGCGTTCCTAAACTGACccccccacgcacacacacccacacaccctGGCTTCGTGGACTGCGCCGGGACGAGGACGCACAGACGTCACGTTAAGGGCAAATAGAAAGTGGTAAACATCAGAAATGTGTGTATGAATCCATAAATGAAGCGAGACTTCTGGCCACACGGAGTGCGATGCACAGCTCGGCTTCATCTTTACTTTAAAAGGGAGAAACTTTTGTTACCGCCGGTCGTCCAACTGTAAACTAGACTTGCCAAAGGTAACACTATAAGtatatttcaaactatttatatCTTGTACAAAGATTTTCAGTACTTTGTTTGTcgtttatttatgttttgtatttattgtatttaaattcTATTCGTCAGTGTTTGCGCTTCAGTATTAAGAAAACGAGGGGTGGGGCTGGAAATACGACAGGGTTAATAATTATTTATGAATTTTGAGACAATCGAGGAGGAAAAAAACGAGACAatcaaaacttttattttgtgttttactgGGAGGAAAAACACGTGAACAAAGCCTTAAAATTGGAAACGATCAGGGTTTTTGAGAGGAAGCAGAAGCCTACAAATCATATCTCAGGTTTGACCTCTGAATTAGAACAATGCGATTAAATAATGGTGTTAAAGCCGCTCTGTGTGAAGAGTTTCCTTCCAAAAATAATTCGATGTATTTTTCGGCCTTCGTGATCACTAAATCCAGAAAAGTGTGTAAATGTTTTTGGAACAAACTCTTCAGCTGTAATTATGCAAACACGTTTTTTTGTTCAGCATCAACACGCAGACTGTTCACtccgtttattttgctgtgtgtgtgtgtttgtgcgtaaAGGCCTGAATGAGCGTAAAAGCTCCTGCGCATGTGCGCTCAGAGCCGCCGCACagcccctcttcttcttcttttaacttTCTCTGCCGTCTTCTCGCTTTTTTTCTGGCCCGCTGACCCGCTCTGGTTCCTGGAGAACATTTTTAAGTGACCCGCGGAGGCTTGTggcctctgtgctgctgctgggactattttctttccttttaagGGGCTCCAACAAGCATCAggccctcacacacacacgcacacacataaagGCCTATTTACATGTAGCTTTGGTCATATGAAAAACTTTTTTcaccagatttttttcttttctaatgttttttttctttttgattagAGAAGagtttaaaataatgaaatgaacGAAAATCAGAGCGTCCTCACAGCCATGGAGTCACTTTATGTTACCTTTAGGAGACAGCCATTAAAAAAACGAATAATTTAATAGTCAGAGGAGTCGGAGGCGTGGGAAGAGTTAAAAACGTGCATGACAATCAATGAAACTGGAGATGCTTCAGGCCAACTGAAATCATATATATgcaacttatttttttttttaaatattctgcGGAGAAATAAAGTCATCAGAAAGTTTCTCATGTGTCAGCTGACCTCagcaggaagggaggggcatatatttaacatttaagatgacacacacacacacacacacacacacacacacacacacacacacacacacacacgcacgctaCAGGGAGGCTTTagtgaaaataaaagctgatgtggaaaataaatgtaaaaaactttatatattaaaatccaggtttttgcacatttttgttatttggaaaaatattttaaagtattttttgtgACTTTAGTCGAACACATGGTCCAAAATTTTATTCTTTATgacttttttatattaaaaaaaaaaaaagctaatgtCTTTCCACCGGAGCCACGTGGACGTATTATTATATACAGATgtgatttgattcaatttcCTCAGTAAATATGTTTCTAAAATATTTTAgctcacaaaataaaacaacgtaaaccaacaaaaggaaaaaaggagcgAGTTTGacacttttaaacatttttaatcaagagaaattatttttaatctaaCCGCCGATTCTTCACTTTAAACGTGAGCAGCGTTTGACAATCAGTCCCGATCACTGTGGTATTGATCCTCAGATCTCAGGTGGATCCAAGTAAAAGCagcttttcaaaaataaaatgcaacaaaatgcTTGTGATCATTTTAAAAGTCGAATATAAACGTGGTGTTAATttcagaaaagagagaaaaaaaggaaataaatccAAGTGAGAACGTTTCAAAACAGGAAGCAAACATATGGATCATAATGTTTCACATCTGGGCTTTTATTGTAAAATAAACAGAATTTAGAATTTTGAGTGTAAATGAGCTGCAGGTTGGATCCTTCAAACAACTGAGTGCGcacacaggaaacaggaagccaCCCCCCCCATCGccaactttgttttttattgttactTTTTACAGTGCAAACATATAAACTTATGTAACCTCGGTGAAATAAAAGCCTCATGCAGCTCAGAAGACGCtgaccttcacacacacacacacacacacacacacacacacacacacacacacacacacacacacacacacacacacacactgcaggtctGTCTGTGGGGAAACTTTGGGGGAAACTGTCGGCTcggtttttctctctgtcacttttttcaTTCTGGGTTTGTAAaaattgtttttgatttttggggatttgtttggtttttattctttttttgcacttttgtaGTTAGACATCACTCAGTTGTACAAAGTCTGTAATGTCTGTTTctttgctgtctgtgttttatttttccagagAAACTAAACTTGATTAAAAAGGATGAAATAACCTGAAGCAGAGTTTCTGCCTGATGATGTGTGCAAACATCACAAAGCAATAAGTTTTTATTCAAAGTGCGCACACAGACGCGTCACTGAGGCTGTGAAtgaatttctgtttcagttgacgtgctgttttttattgtttttcatttctttaaactTTTATGAGACTTTGATTTGCTCCATAGTGAattgcatattttatttattttttatatttttatttactaaaTCATAAGTCAGGTGTGCATTTATCACATGGGAGCTTTTGGaagatatttttatttgatattAGTATTAAATT
This is a stretch of genomic DNA from Maylandia zebra isolate NMK-2024a linkage group LG13, Mzebra_GT3a, whole genome shotgun sequence. It encodes these proteins:
- the foxg1b gene encoding forkhead box protein G1b, which produces MEDVKDPPTVHRSSSFSIKSLLLPSKCERADSATVAIHGAPCLSPGSDCEKSLDPPEVDSAASTLLEPEKPGKEEPEEEEGDGGGGGGGDGGKATPEQNTGGGKNGKYDKPPFSYNALIMMAIRQSPEKRLTLNGIYEFIMKNFPYYREHKQGWQNSIRHNLSLNKCFVKVPRHYDDPGKGNYWMLDPSSDDVFIGGTTGKLRRRSATSRGKLAMKRGLRFAPLGLGINERSSNPLYWQLSPFLSLHHHHHHPHYNGSSAGFLNQAAGYGSLLPAVEQLSNGELGRSLPLGLTNSYGMSSSPVGLLSGQPGYFVSGSQHSAAPPGGGGGPPPAAPPPPPHLPQGAPGFGGSPQALLSDSLRNSSLPAFSPGVSAGFPGVLSHQKRVTPNAFLN